Genomic window (Achromobacter sp. B7):
ACGATCTCATCCAGGAGGGCGATGTTGTTGAAAAATTGCAGACGTCGATGCAGTCGGGAAAGTCCATCTACGACGGCTGGATTTCCGATTCGGACTTGATCGGCACGCACTACCGCTACGGCGCCATCCTGCCGCTGTCGGACTACATGGCCGGCGCGGGCAAGGAATGGACCAACCCCGACCTGGACATCAAGGACTTCATCGGCACCAAGTTCACGACCGCGCCCGACGGCAAGCTGTACCAATTGCCCGACCAGCAGTTTGCCAACGTCTATTGGTTTCGCGCCGACTGGTTCGCCCGGCAGGACTTGAAGGACAAGTTCAAGGCCAAGTACGGCTATGACCTGGGCGTGCCCACCAATTGGTCTGCCTACGAAGACATTGCCGATTTCTTCTCGAACGACGTTAAGGAAATCGACGGCAAGAAGGTCTATGGGCACATGGACTACGGCAAGAAAGACCCGTCGCTGGGATGGCGCTTTACCGATGCATGGCTATCGATGGCGGGCGCGGCCGACAAGGGCCTGCCCAACGGCATGCCGGTGGACGAATGGGGCATCCGCGTGGCCGACGACAAGTGCACGCCGGTAGGCGCATCGGTCTCGCGGGGCGGCGCCACCAACAGCCCGGCCGCCGTTTACGCGCTGACCAAGTACATCGACTGGATGAAAAAGTACGCGCCGCAACAAGCCATGGGCATGACCTTTTCGGAATCCGGTCCGGTACCCGCCCAGGGCCAGATCGCCCAGCAGATCTTCTGGTACACGGCCTTTACCGCCGACATGACCAAGAAGGGCCTGCCGGTCGTGAACGAGGACGGCACGCCGAAATGGCGCATGGCGCCGTCGCCCTATGGCCCGTACTGGAAGGACGGCATGCAGAACGGCTATCAGGACGTGGGCTCGTGGACGTTCTTCAAGTCCACCAACCCCGACAAGATGGCCGCCGCCTGGCTGTACGCGCAGTTCGTCACGTCGAAATCGGTGTCCTTGAAAAAATCCATCACGGGCCTGACCTTCATTCGCGACAGCGATATCCACAGCGAGTTCTTCACCAAGAACGCGCCCAACTACGGCGGGCTGATCGAGTTCTATCGCAGCCCGGCACGCGTGGCATGGACGCCCACCGGCAACAACGTGCCCGACTACCCGAAGCTGGCGCAGCTGTGGTGGAAGAACGTGGCCACGGCGGTCACCGGCGAAAAAACGCCGCAGGCCGCCATGGACAACCTGGCCAACGAGATGGATCAGGTGATGGCGCGCCTGGAGCGGGCGGGGATGGCGCAATGCGCGCCCAAGCTGAACGCCAAGAGCGACCCGTCCAAGTGGCTGTCGGACCAGCACGCGCCGTGGAAAAAGCTGGCCAACGAAAAGCCCAAGGGCGAGACCATTCCGTATGAAAAGCTGCTGGCGGCCTGGAAGGAGGGCAAGGTCCGGTAAGGGGGCAGGGCGGCAAGCATCGCCCACGGATGGCCGTAGCGCTTATCCGTGGGCGATGTTGCTTGAGCGGGTGGGCAGTTGCAACGCGGCCTGCAAACCCGCCCGTGCCGCGTCCAGGGGCAGGCGTTGTCCCTGCACCATCGCCGCGGCGTCGGCCATCCACGGATGTGCAAACGCCACCACGTCGGCGCCTTGCTCATAGGCCTGTTGCGCCGCGCTTGCGCAGGCTTGCAGGCAGGCCGGCATATCGCCGCCCTGGAACAGCGCCCATGCCTGCGGTACCACGTGCACGGCCACCGTTGCCCCGCTGGCCTTGGCATGGCGCTCGAACAGCATCCGGTTGGCGTCCACGGCGGAAGGGGCCGCGCAAAGCACGACGATATATCCGCCATCGCGGGTGGCCGCCATGGCCAGCGCCACGTCGGCGCGGATCACCGGCACTGGAAAGTCGGGCATCTGGTCAATCACCGGCCCCAGCGTGGCACACGTGACGAGGACGGCGTCCGCATCGGTGGCCAGGTTCTGTACTGCGTCGCGGATGGCATCGCGCAACGCGCCATCCGTTGCCAACCCTTGGTCGATGGCTTGCCGCAGATCTGGGCGCACATCGTGGCGCAACTGCGCGGCATTCATGCCCGCCTGGGCTGCCGCATGCTCAAATACGGCCCGGTTGCCGTCAATGGTGTGCAAGAACGAAATACGCATTCGAAGCCATCCTGATATTCATGGTGAGCGCGCATTGTTCTGCCTTAGCGCCGCCGCAACAAGGCAAGTCCGAATACCGGTACTGCGTGTACCCGGTTTTTCCTTCCCGTTCGTTTGACCGCGCCCCTGCATCCCGTACTGCGCAGCACCGCTTGCGGCGTGCTGGGCAGCTAATGCCCGCTTATTCCATCACCAGCGACCGATGCGCGCACACGCCCGCCATCACTCCCGACGCACTGGCCAGCGTGGCGTTGCTCATGGGGATGGCGGCGTCGCCTGCGGCGAAGACGCCGGGCACCGAGGTCTGGCGCAGGTCGTCCACGCCAATGATCGGCCCCAACGGGCCATCGTTAAAGGCGCAGCCTAGCTGCATGGCCAGCGGGCTGGCCATGTGCGTTTTGCTGGCGACGAACAGCGCGTGGATGGCCAGGCGTCGGCCGTCGGCCAGCTTCACGGCGTCCAGGCGGGGGGATGCGCCCATCAATTCAACGATGGGGCTGCGTTCGATGCGCACGCCGCGCTTGGCCATCAAGGCGGCTTGTTCCGCGTCCGGTTCAAACTGGCCTTGCGTGAAGTACGTGGTGGGGCCCCAGTCGGGCAGCAGCACGGCCTGATGCGCGGACATGGGGTGCGCCGCCATTACGCCCAGCGGCCGATCGGCCGTTTCATAGCCGTGGCAATAGGGGCAATGCAGGACCGTCTGCCCCCAGCGTTCCTGCAAGCCGGGCACGCCGGGCAATTCGTCGCGCAGGCCGGTGGCCAGGATCAGGCGTTTGGCCCGCAACGGCTGGCCGTCGGCCATCAGGACTTCAAAGCGACCCGATTCGCCGCCGGCATTGAGCGCGTCGCCGTCCACGAATGTCACGCTGGGATATTGCGCCAGCTGTTCGCGCGCTTGTTGCACGATGTCGTGCGGGGCCTTGCCGTCCTGGCCCAGAAAGCCGTGCGAATGCGCGGCGAAGCGGTTACGGGGCTGGCCGCCGTCGATCAGCACAATGCGTCTTCTGGCGCGCGCCAATTGCATGGCGGCGGACAGGCCGGCAAAGCTGCCGCCCACGATGATGACGTCGTAATCCATCAGCGAATTCCTTATTGGTGGTTATCAAGATACTTAATAAGTTGCATGATAAAGCGGCAATCGGATTTCACGCAATCTGAAATGTTCTTTGATGCCGAATCGATCCGCCAGAACTGGCTCGCCCGCGCCCACGGACGGTGTATTCTCGATTCCAAGCCGCGCCCCATCCCCCGCGCGGCGCGTAAAACTAAGACACCCGGCGCCCATCCGGCGCCCGCGTGCCACGGCCACCCCAGGAGACAAAACATGTTGTTGAACGAAGAGCAGCTCAGTATTCAGGATATGGCGCGCCGCTTTGCGCAGGAACGGCTGGCGCCCCATGCCGAACACTGGGACCGCGATCACCACTATCCCGCCGACGCCATCCAGGAAATGGCGCAGCTGGGATTCTTCGGCATGCTCGTGCCGGAAGAGTGGGACGGCAACGCCAGCGGCTATGTGTCCTACGCGGTGGCGCTAGAGGAAATCGCAGCGGGCAGCGGCGCGTGTTCCACCATCATGAGCGTGCACAATTCGGTGGCGTGCATGCCCATTCTTAAGTTCGGCACGGACGCGCAGAAAGACCAGTTCCTGCGCCCCTTGGCAAGCGGCGAGCACATCGGCGGGTTTGCGCTGACCGAGCCGCAAGCCGGTTCAGACGCCAGCAGCCTGCGCACGCGCGCGCGCCGCGATGGCGACGACTACATCCTGAACGGCGCCAAGCAATTCATTACGTCCGGCAAAAGCGGGCAGACGGTCATCGTTTTCGCCGTTACCGATCCGGACGCGGGCAAGCGCGGCATATCCGCGTTCATCGTGCCCACCGACACACCGGGATACCAGGTGCTGCGCGTGGAAGACAAGCTGGGCCAGCACGCGTCGGACACCTGCCACATCGCCTTTGAAGACATGCGCATTCCGGCCGCCTACCGCTTGGGCGCGGAAGGCGAGGGCTACAAGATCGCGCTGGCCAATCTGGAAGGCGGCCGCATCGGCATTGCGTCGCAATCGGTAGGCATGGCGCGCGCCGCGTTCGAATGCGCGCGCGACTACGCACGCGAGCGCCAGGCTTTCGGCAAACCTATCTTCGAACATCAGGCGGTGTCGTTCCGCTTGGCGGACATGGCGACGCAGCTGCACGCGGCGCGCCAGATGGTATTGCACGCGGCGGCGCTGCGCGAAGCGGGCAGGCCGGCGCTGATGGAAGCGTCGATGGCGAAACTGTTCGCATCCGAGATGGCCGAAAAAGTGTGTTCCGCCGCCATTCAAACGTTGGGCGGATACGGCTATCTGAAGGACTTTCCGGTCGAACGCATCTATCGAGACGTACGCGTTTGCCAGATCTACGAAGGCACCAGCGATATCCAGCGCCTGGTGATTGCGCGCGGGCTGTAGGGTAAGCGGGGCGCGCGGGGATGTTGCCGCTGCCGGTCGCGTCCCGCGAAAGCCGACAAGAGCCCGACAAGACCCCGACAAGACACCGTCACCACACCGTCACCACCCTGTCAGGGGGCGCTGCCGCTGGCGCCGCGCTGTGCTTGCAGCCGGGCCAGTTCCGCATCCCAATATGCCAGGTGTTCCTTCCATTCCGGCTGCCCCAATGCGTGCAGCGCATCCAGAATATGGCGGGCGGGGTCGGGCTGGCCCAGCAGCAAGTAGGCCTTGATCAAGTTATTGCCGACCTGCGGGCCGTGCACCGCGGCACGATAGTGCGGGGCGGCCAGTTGCACGATATCGGGAATGCGTCCCGCATTGCCCAGGTCGCCCGTCATCTGCATGAGCAGGTCTCCAGGCACCGGCTCGCCCGCTTGCGCCAGCGCTTCCCGATACAGGGCCAGCGCGCCTGCATAGTTGTGCGCGCCCAATTCGCCGCGTGCCAGCCACAAGCGCGCGCGCCAGCTGCCGGGCAGGGCCGCAACCCGCTGCATGGCGCCCACGCCGGCCGCGTCTCCGCCCACGTCGCGATGAATGGCTTCGTACCAGCCCAGGCCGTTGTCCTGGTTGGGGTCCCGTTGCAGGGCGCGCCACAAGGTGTCCAGCGTCTTGTCGTCGTCGCCACGTTCGGCGTGCACCTTCGCCAGGTTCGTCAGCACGATGCCGGTGTCACCGTGCCGCGCGCAGAAGTCCGTCAACACGCGCTCGCTGTCGTCCAGGCGGCCTTGCTTCAGGTAGACGATGGCTTGCAACACCACGGCGCGCTCGGTGTTCTGGTCCAGTTGCACCAGCCGTTCGGCGGGGCCGACCATGTCATCGATGAAGTCGTCGTTCAAGGATTGGATGATCAACGCCGCCAACGCGTCGGCATCGTTCCAGCGCTGTTCGATGGCGCCCGGCAATACCTTGTCGCGCCATTCATCGCGCGTGATCAGCACTTCACGTCCGTCGGCGTCAAAGGCGCGGATCAGGCCGGAAGGGTCGGCGGGGGCGTTGTCGGATTGGGGCGTCGGGTTCATGTCGATAGGCTCGGTCATGCGGTTCGTGCGGGTTCGTGCGGGTTCGTGCGGGCTCATACACGCTCATAGGCGCGCATAGGCTTTATGCGCGCGCGGTGGCGCGGCGGCGTCGGCGCGCCCAGAGGGTGTAGATGACGATGTTGCCGATGATCAGCACGGCTGCCAGCATCATCTGCGTGTCGCGCGTGATGCCTTCGGGATAGATGACGCCAAGCAGGTAGTGTTCGATGAAGCCGCCCGCATAGCCTTCCTGCCCGGCTTGCTGGCGCAGCGACACCTCCAGCGGCGTCAGCGGGCAGATCAGCCCCATGCCGACCACCACCGCGCCCCAGGCCAGGGCGGGCAGGTGCCAGTAGGCCATGCGCGGCCGCCACAAGGCCAGCATGCCGCCAAACACCACGAAGGCGACAAAAAGCCCATGCGCGACTAGGACCAGGTCGGCCAGGATGCGGTAGATCATTGCAAGGTCCGGATGGTAATGAAAGGCCTGGGCGGGCTCAGGTTTTCAAGTCGCGCAGCAACTTGGTCAGTTCGGGCGCCGTCATCAGCGACACGCCTTGCGCCTTGGCGTAGGCCCAGGCGTTGTCCGACACGTCGCCCAGTGCAATGTAGATGGCTTCGCGCGCCCCGCGCTTTTCACGCGCGGCTTGCAGTTCGCGCAGGGGTTCAACGCCCACGCGGGCGGCCTTCCAGCGCTTGGCGCTGACGATGGCCACGTGGCCGTCCTTGCTTAACGCAAAGTCCGCACCCGGCGTTTGCAGGCGTTGGACCTCGCAGCCGTCGCGCTTGAATCCGGCTTCGACGGTGTTGGCAAAGTCGGCCCAGGTCATGGCGGCCGCGGCTTCGGCCACGGCTTGCACGCGCGTGCCCGACGGCGCGCGCAGTTGCTTGTAGGCAGCCATGATCGCAATCACCGCGAACGGCACCGCCGCGAAGACGCCCATCGCGGCATATTCCAGCGGCAAGGCGGCAAAGCCACCCGCGCTTAACACCACCGCCACCCCCGCGCTCATCCACCACGGCGAACGTAGCAGGACGGCAAAGATGGAGTTCTGGGACATCTTGAATTTCATGAGGGCTCGCGGTGTGGCGGGGTAGGGAAAAGGTGCGGCTCAGGCGTCGGGGGCGGGCGCTTGCGGGGCGCGCACCACGATGCGGATGTCGCCGATGGTGACGATCTGGCCGCCACGGATTTTCGCGGTCTTGCGGGTTTCAACCACGCCGCCCACGCTGACGTGGCCGTCGGCCACCATCATCTTGCCCGCGCCGCCGCTGTCGCAAACGCCGGTGGCTTTCAAGAGCTGGTTGATTTCAATATAGGGGCTGCCTTCGGCAAGCGTGAATTCGATCAAGGGCATGGATTGCGCGTATCAGGAAGTAGGGCGATTCAGCGAGGGCCGCCAGCGGGCGGGGCGTCGGCGGCGGGCATACCGGCTTCGGGCGTACCGGCTTCGGGCATACCGGCTTCGGGCGTACGGGCTGCCGGCGTACCGGCTCCGAACGCTTCAGCTGCGTCCGGCGCGACGGTGGGCTCGACGACTGTAGGCGCAGCGGGGCGGGGGTGTTCGGCGCGCGCCATCCAGGCGATCAGCGACGAACGCATGGCTTCTTCGACCGACATATCAATGGGCTGCACCCAATCTTGCGGCACAAACACCGTGTAGCCCCCGATCATGTAGCCCATCGGCAGATAAACGGCCACGCGGTCGCCCTGCGTGAATCCTTCGGGCAGGCCTTCCATGCTGCGGCGGGTCACCAGGCCCACCAGTTCCAGTTGTTGTCCCGGCAAGCGCAGAATCACCACCTGTTGCGCCGTGTTCTTGGAGCTGGGCGAAAAATAATCGGCAAAGCTCTTTAGCGACGAATAAATGCTTTTGACCACCGGCAGGTTGGTGAAGGGCATTTCCACCACGGTCAAGAACCGCTGCACACGTTGCTTGGACACCAGATAGCCGATCGCCAGAATCCCCAGGATGCCCAGGGCCAGGCCCATGCCCGGCACGTAGAACCCGCCAATGAACGGGCGCAGGAACGTCAGCGCCACGGCTTCCGTCCACGCCAGGAAGATGTACAGCAGGTAGATGGTCAGGGCCAGCGGCAGGACGGTGATCAGGCCACGGAAAAAGTATTTGTAGAGACGAGTCATAGGCAGGGACTAAAGAATTGGGGTCGGACAGGGCCAGCGGCGCGAGTCGGAGGGCCGCCAGCATAGCAGCCGCCGATGCGCGCGCCCGTAACAAACCGCATGCCAGGCAGGGCCGTGCCGGCCGGCACCACACGGGTATGCGCCACGCCGGTCAGCCGCGCCGAACGGCTAGCGATCCACGGGCAGATACAAGGTTTCCTTGATTTCTTCCATGACGACATAGCTGCGCGATTCCGCCGACGCCGGCAGGCGTTTAAGGATCTCGCCCAGCAGTCGACGGTATTCATTCATCTCGGTCAGCCGGGCCTTCACCAGGTAGTCGAAATCGCCGGACACCAGATGGCATTCCATCACTTCCGGCACGTACAGCAGTTCTTTCTTGACCTTGTCGAACACGTCGCCCGACTTGGCGGACAGCTTGATTTCCAGGAAGACCAGCAGGTTCTTGCCCAGCGCCGCCGGATTGACGCGCGCATGGTAACCCGTGATCACGCCTTCGCGCTCCATCCGTTTTACCCGGTCTGAACAAGGCGTGGCCGACAGGCTGACCCGCTCGGCCAGATCCGTGACGGAAATGCGGCCTTCGCGTTGCAGGATTTCCAGGATTTTCAGGTCAATTCTATCTAGCTCGCGCATTTCACTTTTGGCGATCAAAAAAGAGGGGGTGCCCGAGAAAAAGCTCTGCCAAAGCAAAATAATCAGTGCTTTTCACTGCGAGGAGGCCCATAGACTACCGAAATTACTGAGCAAATCCAAATACGGAAAGAATCATGCATGTGATCGTCCTAGGCAGTGGCGTAATCGGCACCACCACCGCGTATTACCTGGCCCGTCAGGGCGCCCGGGTAACGGTCCTGGACCGCCAGCCCGCCGCCGCCCAGGAAACCAGCTATGCCAACGCCGGCCAGGTATCGCCGGGCTATTCCACGCCGTGGGCGGCGCCCGGCATTCCCCTGAAAGCCATCAAGTGGTTGTTCAAGAAACATGCGCCGTTGGCCATTCGCCTGGACGGCAGCCTGTATCAGCTGAAATGGATGGCGGCCATGCTGGCCAACTGTTCGGCCGACCGGTATTCCATCAATAAAGAGCGCATGCTGCGCCTGGCCGAATACAGCCGCGACTGCCTGCGCGAATTGCGCGCGTCCACCGGCATCCATTACGAAGAGCGCACGCGTGGCACGTTGCAGCTGTTTCGCACCGACGCGCAGCTGGAAGCCGCCCGCCGCGACATCGCCGTGCTGGAAGAAGTGGGCGTGCCGTACGAGCTGCTGGACCGCAATCGCCTGGTCACGGCCGAGCCCGCCCTGGCGCGCTCGATCCATAAGCTGGCTGGCGGCTTGCGGCTGCCCAATGATGAAACCGGCGACTGCCGCCTGTTCACCACGCGCCTGGCCGAGATGGCCGCGGCGCTGGGCGTGGACTTTCGCTACAACCAGACCGTTTCCGGTCTGAACGTCGCGGGCGGCCAGATCACGGGCGTGCGCGTGGGTAACGACGTGCTGACGGCCGACCGCTACGTGGCCGCCTTCGGCAGCTACACGCGAGGCTTGCTTGAACCGCTGGGCCTGGACTTGCCGGTGTACCCCGTCAAGGGCTATTCGCTGACCATCCCCATGAAGGATGACGCCGCCGCGCCGGTGTCCACCATCCTGGACGAAACCTACAAGATCGCCGTGACCCGCTTCGATGACCGCATCCGCGTGGGCGGCATGGCGGAATTGTCCGGCTTCGACTTGCGCCTGAAAGACGCGCGCCGCAAGACGCTTGAATTGGTCGTCAACGACCTGTTCCCCGATAGCGGCCATGTGGCGCAGGCGGAATTCTGGACGGGCTTGCGCCCGATGACGCCGGACAGCACTCCCATCGTCGGGCCGACCCGCTACGGCAACCTGTTCCTGAACACCGGCCACGGCACGCTGGGCTGGACCATGGCTTGCGGCTCCGGCAAGCTGGTGGCCGACCAGGTCATGGGCCAGCGGCCCGCCATCAGCACCGACGGGCTGGGCTTGTCGCGCTACGAGCGCGGCGCGTCGTCCAACCCGTCGTTGGTGCTAGGCGGCAAGGGCGCCTGAGGGTCGCTCGGCCCGGGCGAACGGGCCATCGCAAGAATCAGTGGGCAGGCGCCCGTTGATGTGATCATGCGGCGTGATCAATTTGGCATTGTGCTTTTTTGATGTGCGCCGGCTTATGCCAAAATCGCCGCATGACTCATTTCCTGCATACCGCCGATTGGCAGATCGGCCGTCAGTACGGCCAATTTGAAACCGACGACGCCGCCTTGCTGGCCGAGGCGCGTTTCGACGTGGTGGCGCGCCTCGCCGCGCTGGCCACCGAACGCGGCGTCGATGCCGTACTGGTCGCGGGCGACGTCTTCGACACGCAAGGCGTTTCCGACCGCACCATCCGCCGCCTGTTCGCCGCCATGACGGCCTATGCCGGCCCCTGGGTCATGATCGCCGGCAACCACGACGCGGCCTTGGCCGACAGCGTCTGGAGCCGCGCGGCGCAGCTGGACTGCATCCCCGCGAACGTGCACGTACCCACGCAAATCGGCGTGGTCGACCTGCCCGACATCAACGTGGCGGTGCTGGCCGCGCCGCTGACGCAACGCCATACCTACGACGACGTCACGCAGGCGTTCGATTTCCTGGATACCGAACCTGGGCGCGTGCGCGTAGGCCTGGCGCATGGCAGCGTGGCGGGCCGCTTGCCCGACACCATCGACGCCACCAACCCCATCGCGCCTGACCGCGCCGCGCGCGCCCGCCTGGACTATCTGGCGCTGGGTGACTGGCACGGTTGTTTGGCTATCGATACCCGCACCTGGTATGCCGGCACGCCGGAACAAGACCGCTTTCGCAACAACGAGCCCGGCTACGTGCTGGACGTGCGCATCGATACACCGGGCGCCACACCCGTGGTGGAACGCGTGGCCATCGGCAAATACCGCTGGTCGGCGTGGGCCGAGACCATCAGCCTGCCGTCCGACGCGCACGCGCTGGCTGAAAAATTGTCGGCCTTGCGCGCCGAAGACGTGCTTCGCCTGGATGTGCAAGGGCACGTCAACATGGAAACCTGGGACGCGCTGCAACGCGCCATGGACCAGGCCGCCGCCCAGGTGCGCGCACTGTTGCCCGACTTGTCCGGCTTGCGGCTGGAGCCTGACCAGGCGGATTTGGCCGAGCTTGGCGCAAGTGGGTACGTGGGCGAAGTAGCCGCGCAACTACAGGCCTTGCAGGCGGACGGCGAACAAGCCGCCATTGCCGCCGAGGCCCTGCGGCTACTACTAAGATTTCAACGCGAAAGCGCCACGGGAGCCGCCAAATGAAGCTGTCCCGTATCGCGCTTGAAGAATTTCGCAAGTTCCGCCAGCCCTTGGTTCTGGATGGGCTGCAAGACGGCTTGAACCTGTTCGTGGGTGCAAACGAGGCCGGTAAAAGCACGGTGGCGGCGGCCATACGGGCGGCGTTCCTGGAACGCTACAGCACCAGCAAGGTGGCCGATCTGGCGCCCCACGGCGAGTCCGGCGCGCGGCCAACCGTTGAGCTGTCGTTCGCGCATGGCGGGCATCAGTACGTGCTGAAAAAGCAGTTCCTGTCGCGTGCGCGCTGTGAATTGCTGATCGACGATGGGGCTCAGCGCCTGGATGGCGAAGAGGCCGAAAACGCCCTGGCGGCGCTGCTGGGGTTTGAGCTGCCGGGCAGGGGACAAAGCAAGCCGGATCTGGCCGGCATCCCCGGTTTGCTGTGGATACAGCAAGGAGACGGCCACAACCTGCAAGCCGCCGCGTCTTACGCCGGCACGCATCTGCGCGACGCCTTGACGCAACTGTCAGGCGAGCTGACGGCCACGGATGGCGACCGCCTGTTTGAACGCGTGTCGGCGGAACGCGCCGCCTTGCTGGACGCGCGCAATGGTCGCCCCAAGGGCATTTATAAAGAGGCCGAGGACGCGTTGGCGCGCGCCACGTCCGAGCGCGACGACTGCGCCCAGGCCATGGCGCAACTGAACGCCGATGTCGACCGCCTGGCCAGCCTGCGCCGCGATCACGAGCGCGCCCAGGCCACTGAACCCTGGAAGGACTTTGAAGCGCGCGCCACTGACGCGCGCGCCCGGCTGGCCGCGGCGGCAAAACAGCGCGAAGCGCTGGAAGGCCTGCGCCGCGAGCAGGCCCAGGCGGTGCAAACGCTGGCCTTGCTGCAAGACCAGGTGCGGCGTGACCAACAAGACGAAGCCGACCATCACGCGCTGGTCAAGGAAGCCCAGGCCGCGCGCGCCCGCGTCGATGCCGCCCAGGCGCCGCTTGTGCGGGCGCAGCAGCAACAGCAGGCGCACGCCGCCGCGCT
Coding sequences:
- a CDS encoding DNA repair exonuclease — its product is MTHFLHTADWQIGRQYGQFETDDAALLAEARFDVVARLAALATERGVDAVLVAGDVFDTQGVSDRTIRRLFAAMTAYAGPWVMIAGNHDAALADSVWSRAAQLDCIPANVHVPTQIGVVDLPDINVAVLAAPLTQRHTYDDVTQAFDFLDTEPGRVRVGLAHGSVAGRLPDTIDATNPIAPDRAARARLDYLALGDWHGCLAIDTRTWYAGTPEQDRFRNNEPGYVLDVRIDTPGATPVVERVAIGKYRWSAWAETISLPSDAHALAEKLSALRAEDVLRLDVQGHVNMETWDALQRAMDQAAAQVRALLPDLSGLRLEPDQADLAELGASGYVGEVAAQLQALQADGEQAAIAAEALRLLLRFQRESATGAAK